The following proteins are co-located in the Brevibacillus laterosporus DSM 25 genome:
- the rlmD gene encoding 23S rRNA (uracil(1939)-C(5))-methyltransferase RlmD produces MRKSGTGKSQRGNKQRKETNRSKEQQPKNYPVQLEQVVDIEITGLNHEAEGVGRYNGYTLFVKGALPGETVKAKVIHAKKNFGYAQLLEITATSHHREEPPCPVYDRCGGCSLQHLIYSEQLRHKQQIVMDNLRRIGGFSIEGEEQKGLAGKREADALAHGQSTTTNAVSSKEATAVGTTNGEASPSDKASSNPSLATSHNAEPAKAVKVLPTLGMTDPWRYRNKAQVPIGEENGALIGGFYAEKSHDIIDINECLIQHQANDEVVAKVKRIAERLGIEPYNEAKHTGLLRHVVAKVGAKTGDLMVVLITTEAFLPEREQLIQLIRTELPGVKSIVQNVNERRTNVIFGDQTFTLWGDDVIYDYIGPIKFAISARSFYQVNPEQTDVLYSKTLEYAGLEGDETVIDAYCGIGTISLFLAQKAKRVYGVEIVPEAIADAKKNAELNGLDNVSFEVGPAEVVIPNWRKQGIVADVIVVDPPRKGCDEALLTTILQMQPKKVVYVSCNPSTLARDLKVLAEKYEVVEVQPVDMFPHTGHVESVALLTLK; encoded by the coding sequence GTGAGAAAATCAGGAACAGGAAAATCGCAACGCGGTAATAAACAGAGAAAAGAAACGAATCGATCAAAGGAGCAACAGCCTAAGAATTACCCTGTACAGCTGGAGCAGGTAGTGGACATAGAAATTACTGGTCTTAACCATGAAGCGGAAGGGGTCGGTAGATATAACGGCTATACTTTGTTTGTAAAAGGTGCATTGCCTGGCGAAACCGTCAAAGCAAAGGTCATTCATGCCAAAAAGAACTTTGGCTATGCTCAGCTGCTCGAAATAACAGCTACAAGCCATCATAGAGAGGAGCCACCCTGTCCGGTCTACGATCGTTGTGGCGGCTGTTCCTTACAACACCTAATATATAGCGAGCAACTACGACACAAGCAACAAATCGTCATGGATAACCTGCGCCGAATTGGTGGATTCTCAATCGAGGGTGAGGAGCAGAAGGGCTTGGCTGGAAAACGGGAAGCAGATGCTTTGGCACATGGACAGAGCACGACAACAAATGCAGTATCCAGTAAAGAGGCAACAGCAGTAGGAACGACGAATGGTGAAGCATCTCCTTCTGACAAAGCCTCCTCTAATCCATCCCTAGCTACATCGCATAACGCTGAACCAGCAAAGGCTGTGAAGGTGCTTCCTACCCTAGGAATGACAGACCCGTGGCGTTACCGTAACAAGGCACAGGTGCCCATTGGAGAGGAAAATGGCGCGTTAATCGGTGGCTTCTATGCAGAAAAATCACATGATATTATCGATATCAACGAATGCCTGATCCAGCATCAAGCCAACGATGAAGTGGTAGCAAAAGTGAAGCGAATCGCAGAACGCTTAGGAATTGAACCATACAACGAGGCAAAGCACACAGGCTTATTACGCCATGTAGTAGCAAAAGTAGGTGCCAAAACAGGAGACCTCATGGTAGTGCTCATCACGACAGAAGCATTCCTGCCAGAGAGAGAACAGCTCATCCAGCTTATCCGTACGGAATTACCAGGAGTGAAAAGTATCGTCCAAAACGTTAACGAGCGCAGAACCAACGTTATTTTTGGAGACCAAACCTTCACGCTGTGGGGCGATGACGTTATTTACGACTATATTGGACCAATTAAGTTCGCAATCTCGGCCCGCTCCTTTTATCAGGTGAACCCCGAACAGACAGATGTGTTGTACAGCAAAACACTGGAATACGCAGGGTTAGAAGGAGATGAGACCGTAATTGATGCCTATTGCGGTATCGGAACAATCTCGCTGTTCCTAGCTCAGAAGGCCAAGCGCGTGTACGGTGTAGAAATTGTACCAGAGGCCATTGCTGATGCGAAAAAAAATGCGGAGCTAAATGGTTTGGACAACGTAAGCTTTGAAGTGGGACCCGCCGAGGTCGTGATTCCCAACTGGCGCAAGCAAGGGATTGTCGCTGATGTGATCGTCGTTGACCCACCGCGCAAAGGCTGCGACGAGGCCTTATTAACAACCATTTTGCAAATGCAGCCGAAGAAAGTGGTATATGTGTCCTGTAATCCGTCTACGTTGGCGCGGGATTTGAAGGTGTTAGCGGAGAAGTATGAGGTTGTGGAAGTGCAGCCGGTGGATATGTTTCCGCATACGGGGCATGTTGAGAGTGTGGCTTTGCTTACGTTGAAGTAA
- a CDS encoding tyrosine-type recombinase/integrase: protein MKGYFRKRGNTWSFTVDIGRKPDSSREQKTKGGFKTKKEAEKACAELITLIGRNNYIEPSKKAISDLMLEWLDYQLKATLRLSTYENYSKAILKRLIPAFGHVKLGELKPVHIQKYYKRLQDENLTPEYITYLHAIMRSFMKYQIRIQNIQSNIFDLVDPPTIRKKEKVVWSIEEINRFLSIAKEEKNHNFYMIYLIAIYTGLRRGEVLALRWKDIDLTNGKLSVCQNLYYSKGGEFHFWEPKTGRSNRLVSIPESLVKELQVHKELQQHHITKVGEIYDDLGLVIANELGVPIHPRSLTDNFRRLIKKSNVTKIRFHDLRHTHATILLQLGEHVKIVSERLGHSDASMTMNVYSHVTRDMQEQTARRFEEAMKLKKLIEF, encoded by the coding sequence ATGAAAGGATACTTTAGAAAACGTGGTAACACATGGTCGTTCACTGTAGATATAGGAAGAAAACCAGATAGCTCCAGAGAGCAAAAAACAAAAGGCGGTTTCAAAACAAAAAAGGAAGCTGAAAAAGCATGTGCTGAATTAATTACCCTTATTGGAAGAAATAATTACATAGAACCATCCAAAAAAGCGATATCTGACCTTATGCTCGAATGGTTAGACTATCAGTTAAAGGCTACTTTACGTTTATCCACTTATGAAAACTATTCAAAAGCTATTTTAAAACGCCTAATCCCTGCATTTGGACATGTTAAATTAGGAGAGTTAAAACCGGTACACATCCAAAAATACTATAAAAGACTTCAAGATGAAAACCTTACTCCGGAGTACATCACATACTTACATGCAATTATGCGAAGTTTTATGAAGTATCAGATTAGGATACAGAATATTCAATCTAATATTTTTGATTTGGTTGATCCACCTACCATACGAAAAAAAGAAAAGGTAGTGTGGTCAATTGAAGAAATTAATCGCTTTCTAAGTATAGCCAAAGAAGAAAAAAATCATAACTTTTACATGATTTATCTCATTGCCATCTATACAGGATTACGTAGAGGTGAGGTTCTAGCCTTACGTTGGAAAGATATTGATTTAACAAATGGAAAACTCAGTGTTTGCCAAAATCTCTATTATTCGAAAGGGGGTGAATTTCATTTTTGGGAGCCAAAAACAGGTCGCTCTAATCGTCTCGTATCCATTCCTGAATCCTTGGTAAAAGAACTTCAAGTCCATAAAGAATTACAACAACATCATATAACTAAAGTCGGAGAAATCTATGACGATCTTGGTCTAGTCATTGCAAATGAGTTAGGAGTTCCTATTCATCCAAGAAGCCTAACAGATAATTTTAGAAGACTAATAAAGAAAAGTAATGTTACTAAGATTAGATTTCATGATTTACGACATACTCATGCAACAATCCTTTTACAGTTGGGTGAACATGTAAAAATCGTATCTGAGCGTCTTGGTCATTCTGATGCCTCCATGACAATGAATGTTTATAGTCATGTCACTAGGGATATGCAAGAGCAGACAGCTAGAAGATTTGAAGAAGCCATGAAATTAAAAAAGCTCATTGAGTTTTAA
- a CDS encoding helix-turn-helix domain-containing protein, translating into MINNTQTKKIEDYPLVLNASDLSEIIGVSKRVAYEIMERNNFPLIRIGRCKRVARDSFFSWLNMQSGNSIV; encoded by the coding sequence ATGATCAATAATACCCAAACGAAAAAAATTGAAGATTATCCCTTGGTTTTAAATGCTTCAGATTTGTCAGAAATAATTGGTGTATCTAAACGTGTGGCTTATGAGATCATGGAGCGAAATAACTTCCCTCTTATTCGTATAGGTCGATGCAAACGAGTTGCTAGAGACTCATTCTTTTCTTGGCTCAATATGCAATCTGGTAACTCAATCGTATGA